One segment of Prosthecobacter vanneervenii DNA contains the following:
- a CDS encoding antitoxin Xre/MbcA/ParS toxin-binding domain-containing protein: MTQSTIQKAATWRRAKDSGTALYSWRRSIGLNRDTFARLANFSERTLATYEGQEKLPSTVRPQVTEAVRLVQALLEMIPAEDLPRWLQTPNRGFGGRKPWTLIQNGERDLIWEMIHQTRQGAFA; this comes from the coding sequence ATGACACAAAGCACGATCCAGAAAGCTGCCACATGGCGGCGAGCGAAAGACAGCGGCACAGCTTTGTACTCCTGGCGTCGCTCGATCGGGCTGAACCGTGACACCTTCGCTCGACTGGCCAACTTTTCCGAACGCACGCTGGCGACTTACGAAGGGCAGGAGAAGCTGCCCAGCACCGTTCGGCCTCAGGTCACCGAGGCGGTCCGGTTGGTTCAGGCCTTGCTGGAGATGATTCCCGCCGAAGATCTGCCTCGCTGGCTGCAGACTCCCAATCGTGGCTTTGGCGGGCGCAAGCCTTGGACTCTGATCCAAAACGGTGAGCGTGATCTCATCTGGGAAATGATTCATCAGACCCGCCAGGGAGCTTTTGCTTGA
- a CDS encoding RES family NAD+ phosphorylase: MAPGIKITPHPDQHKIASKLVTLGNSLDVSFSGELFRFINPTYSKAADIVDGRGALHASGRWHVRGAARLSYTAMTPHTALAETLAHVNYYSLPQAKALPRVLVALRLQARRVLDLRDGHVRKTLRLSADTIQTLDWRADNQNGREAVTQAWGGAFASAGFEAVIVPSAADATGSNVLVYPENLKPGSHFESAAPVEWPGK; the protein is encoded by the coding sequence ATGGCCCCAGGTATAAAGATCACTCCTCATCCAGATCAGCACAAAATCGCATCAAAGCTCGTCACTTTGGGGAATAGTCTCGATGTCAGCTTTAGCGGGGAACTTTTTCGTTTTATCAATCCCACCTATTCAAAGGCAGCTGATATTGTGGACGGCAGAGGAGCTCTCCATGCATCTGGCCGCTGGCATGTCAGGGGAGCTGCACGGCTGAGCTATACAGCCATGACTCCGCACACGGCCCTCGCTGAAACGCTGGCCCATGTGAATTATTACAGCCTGCCACAGGCCAAAGCCCTGCCTCGTGTGCTGGTGGCTTTAAGACTGCAGGCCAGGCGTGTCCTCGATCTGCGGGATGGTCATGTACGCAAAACCCTGCGCCTTTCCGCAGACACCATTCAGACGCTCGACTGGCGGGCGGATAATCAAAATGGGCGCGAGGCGGTCACTCAGGCATGGGGAGGCGCGTTTGCCTCCGCAGGATTTGAGGCAGTGATCGTTCCCAGCGCGGCGGATGCCACTGGGAGCAATGTTCTCGTGTATCCTGAGAATCTGAAGCCTGGAAGCCATTTCGAATCAGCTGCTCCGGTCGAGTGGCCCGGCAAGTAA